In a single window of the Granulicella sibirica genome:
- a CDS encoding lipid II flippase MurJ yields MPPTEERNPPQQALLARLGVRTAGKGVSAYAATLLLMSSSLLSGFLGLIRTSYINSTFANRTTTDAYNAAFQLPDMISYFLIGGVASISLITILNRYRATGDEDGADQALSVVLNAMFAVLATAIVIAEIFAPLYTRAWFPGFDAATAALCTHLTRIILPGQLFFFAGGVLGSRLLVRKIFVYQALTPIVYNLGIIAGGVLLSSRLGIDSVAWGVLGGSLVGPGILNALGAFRGGFRFHPVLDLFHPAFREWLKMSLPLMIGVSVAMADKWILAHYSASNPGGITRLSTAKMLFNAPLSVIGIAAGAASQPFFSSLFAQGRLYDFNGAVTRAVSRLLAASFLLSAWMIALADPIVDLLRRRAFTQEDARSTAHFFGLFAITLCFWASQGIYSRAFYAAGNTLTPAISGTLVTIISVPVYALLYTYFGLDGLAIASDIAIFAMTLTLAIQLHRKRVVSIASLENGELLRAAFAAVVAYFGITTALRYLPHPTTHAGDMGTILAATIVWLVLTLGVLLATGSRLPKQLITRR; encoded by the coding sequence ATGCCTCCCACCGAAGAACGCAACCCGCCTCAACAAGCTTTGCTCGCACGTCTCGGGGTTCGCACCGCAGGCAAAGGGGTCAGCGCGTATGCGGCGACGCTCCTGCTGATGTCTTCCTCGCTGCTCTCCGGCTTTTTGGGATTGATTCGCACGAGCTATATCAACTCGACGTTTGCGAACCGCACCACAACCGACGCCTATAACGCTGCGTTCCAGTTACCGGACATGATCAGCTACTTCCTGATCGGTGGAGTGGCCAGCATCTCACTCATCACCATCCTCAATCGCTACCGGGCTACCGGCGACGAGGATGGAGCCGACCAGGCTCTGTCGGTTGTGCTCAATGCGATGTTTGCTGTTCTCGCGACGGCTATTGTCATCGCCGAAATCTTCGCACCGCTCTACACCCGCGCATGGTTCCCCGGCTTCGATGCAGCAACCGCCGCCCTCTGCACCCATCTCACCCGCATCATCCTCCCGGGCCAGCTTTTCTTCTTCGCCGGGGGCGTTCTTGGCTCGCGCCTTCTGGTCCGCAAGATCTTTGTCTATCAAGCGCTCACCCCCATCGTTTACAACCTCGGCATTATTGCCGGCGGCGTTCTTCTCTCAAGCCGCCTCGGCATCGACTCGGTTGCGTGGGGTGTGCTCGGGGGCTCGCTTGTTGGTCCCGGCATCCTGAACGCGCTTGGGGCGTTTCGCGGGGGATTCCGCTTTCACCCTGTCCTCGACCTCTTCCACCCTGCATTTCGCGAGTGGCTCAAGATGTCCCTGCCGTTGATGATCGGCGTTTCCGTTGCCATGGCGGACAAGTGGATTCTGGCTCACTACTCCGCCAGCAACCCGGGCGGCATCACGCGCCTCAGCACGGCGAAGATGCTCTTCAACGCGCCGCTCTCGGTGATCGGTATCGCCGCCGGAGCCGCGAGCCAGCCTTTCTTCTCTTCGCTCTTCGCGCAGGGCCGTCTTTATGACTTCAATGGAGCCGTGACGCGCGCAGTCTCCAGGCTGCTTGCCGCGTCTTTTCTTCTCTCTGCGTGGATGATTGCGCTCGCTGATCCAATCGTGGACCTGCTGCGCCGCCGCGCCTTTACCCAAGAGGACGCGCGCTCCACGGCTCACTTCTTCGGCCTATTCGCCATCACACTCTGCTTCTGGGCGTCCCAGGGGATCTACTCCCGCGCGTTCTACGCGGCCGGTAATACTCTCACTCCGGCCATCTCCGGAACCCTTGTCACGATCATCTCTGTGCCTGTTTACGCGCTGTTGTACACGTACTTTGGGCTCGACGGCCTCGCTATCGCCAGCGACATCGCCATCTTCGCCATGACGCTTACTCTTGCGATTCAGCTCCATCGCAAGCGGGTGGTCTCGATCGCGTCGTTAGAGAACGGCGAACTGCTGCGTGCTGCCTTCGCCGCCGTCGTCGCCTATTTTGGAATCACCACCGCGCTACGCTATCTGCCGCACCCCACCACCCATGCCGGGGATATGGGCACAATCCTCGCTGCGACCATCGTGTGGCTGGTCCTGACGCTGGGCGTACTCCTGGCAACTGGCTCCCGTCTGCCGAAGCAGCTCATTACCCGGCGATAA